One Nocardioides oleivorans DNA segment encodes these proteins:
- a CDS encoding tripartite tricarboxylate transporter TctB family protein, with translation MSDERTATGRGGPDILDEIEAEVAETLAEEELPPGGPAYQTVGALVALAVGIGGLVLALDYGLDNLRRPGPGLWPFVISALITVLSVVLLVTGRKLEDSVSFSRSSILPAVGVLTFIALGVMMPLTGFEIPSLILCVVWLRFLGGETWRSTITISVGTVAVFYFLFLYGLSIPLPHLLNF, from the coding sequence ATGAGCGACGAGCGCACCGCCACAGGCAGAGGTGGCCCGGACATCCTGGACGAGATCGAGGCCGAGGTGGCCGAGACCCTCGCCGAGGAGGAGCTGCCCCCGGGCGGCCCGGCCTACCAGACCGTCGGTGCGCTCGTCGCCCTCGCCGTCGGCATCGGCGGCCTGGTCCTCGCCCTCGACTACGGCCTCGACAACCTGCGCCGACCCGGTCCCGGCCTCTGGCCGTTCGTGATCTCGGCGCTGATCACGGTCCTGTCGGTCGTGCTGCTCGTCACCGGCCGCAAGCTCGAGGACAGCGTGTCCTTCTCCAGGTCGAGCATCCTCCCCGCGGTCGGCGTGCTCACCTTCATCGCCCTCGGCGTGATGATGCCGCTGACCGGCTTCGAGATCCCCTCGCTCATCCTCTGCGTGGTCTGGCTCCGCTTCCTCGGCGGCGAGACCTGGCGCAGCACCATCACCATCTCGGTCGGCACCGTGGCCGTCTTCTACTTCCTGTTCCTCTACGGGTTGAGCATCCCGCTCCCCCACCTGCTGAACTTCTGA
- a CDS encoding glucarate dehydratase family protein produces MSDLRISRVVVTPVAFEDPPLLNVVGVHQPYALRAIVELHTDSGLLGLGETYADEVHLARLEAIAAGLPGHDAYDLHGLRRLVTDVLGRETGGGGASFGGMLDVDSAVDTVYSPFEVACLDLQGRAAGVPVSDLLGGAVRETVPFSGYLFYKWAGHPGFADDAWGEALTPDQLVGQAHRMVEGWGFGSLKLKGGVLPPEQECEAIEALRAAFPDLPLRLDPNGAWTPETSLEVAARLAGVVEYLEDPTPGIPGMAAVSAGTDVPLATNMCVIAMEHLPPAIAQDAVQVVLSDHHLWGGLRKSALLGQITDVWGLGLSMHSNSHLGVSLAAMVHLAAATPNLTYACDTHYPWKTQEVIADGVLSFVDGAVAVPTTPGLGVTLDRDRLGELHELYLSCGVRRREDTVYMRSIQRDFEVNTSRW; encoded by the coding sequence GTGAGCGACCTCCGCATCTCCCGCGTCGTCGTCACGCCCGTCGCGTTCGAGGACCCGCCGCTGCTCAACGTGGTCGGCGTCCACCAGCCCTACGCGCTGCGCGCGATCGTCGAGCTGCACACCGACTCCGGCCTCCTCGGCCTCGGTGAGACGTACGCCGACGAGGTGCACCTCGCACGCCTGGAGGCCATCGCCGCCGGGCTGCCCGGGCACGACGCGTACGACCTGCACGGCCTGCGCCGCCTCGTCACCGACGTGCTCGGCCGCGAGACCGGCGGGGGTGGCGCGTCCTTCGGCGGGATGCTCGACGTCGACTCAGCGGTCGACACCGTCTACTCCCCCTTCGAGGTCGCCTGCCTCGACCTCCAGGGTCGTGCCGCCGGCGTGCCCGTCTCCGACCTGCTGGGCGGCGCGGTCCGCGAGACCGTGCCGTTCAGCGGCTACCTCTTCTACAAGTGGGCCGGCCACCCCGGCTTCGCCGACGACGCGTGGGGCGAGGCACTGACCCCCGACCAGCTCGTCGGCCAGGCGCACCGGATGGTCGAGGGCTGGGGCTTCGGCTCGCTCAAGCTCAAGGGCGGCGTCCTCCCGCCCGAGCAGGAGTGCGAGGCGATCGAGGCGCTGCGGGCGGCGTTCCCGGACCTGCCGCTGCGGCTCGACCCCAACGGTGCGTGGACTCCCGAGACCTCGCTCGAGGTCGCGGCCCGGCTCGCCGGCGTCGTGGAGTACCTCGAGGACCCGACCCCCGGCATCCCCGGCATGGCAGCCGTCTCGGCCGGCACCGACGTACCGCTCGCGACCAACATGTGCGTCATCGCCATGGAGCACCTGCCCCCCGCGATCGCGCAGGACGCGGTCCAGGTCGTGCTGTCCGACCACCACCTGTGGGGCGGGCTGAGGAAGTCCGCGCTGCTCGGCCAGATCACCGACGTGTGGGGCCTGGGGCTGTCGATGCACAGCAACTCCCACCTCGGCGTCTCGCTCGCCGCGATGGTGCACCTCGCCGCCGCGACGCCGAACCTGACCTACGCCTGCGACACCCACTACCCCTGGAAGACCCAGGAGGTGATCGCCGACGGCGTGCTGTCGTTCGTCGACGGCGCGGTCGCCGTGCCGACCACCCCCGGCCTCGGCGTGACGCTCGACCGCGACCGGCTCGGCGAGCTGCACGAGCTCTACCTCTCCTGCGGCGTCCGCCGGCGCGAGGACACCGTCTACATGCGCTCGATCCAGCGGGACTTCGAGGTCAACACCTCCCGCTGGTGA
- a CDS encoding LysR family transcriptional regulator, whose product MITLDQVRSFVAVAEELHFGRAAERLQMTQPPLSRQIQKLEKSVGARLLERDNRRVELTGAGRAFLEEAHRLLNLVEGAGDLARRVDAGAAGVVRLGFTAVSAISILGPLLRRLTAELPDVEVVLSERVTNDQVEGIRRGELDIGLARPPFDTTLLRSRVVLREPFMAVVPVGHPLASADHPLTSDDFEGETVIGYNPDQSRYFHELSVRFFANAHPRIDQRVHQVLTAMLLVSADRGVTLAPASAESLHVDGVVFKELAHHGGDTRVDADPDKPVELHAIWSREAVTPVVRRVLDVVTSRT is encoded by the coding sequence GTGATCACGCTGGACCAGGTCCGCTCGTTCGTCGCCGTGGCCGAGGAGCTGCACTTCGGTCGCGCCGCCGAGCGCCTCCAGATGACGCAGCCGCCCCTGTCCCGGCAGATCCAGAAGCTGGAGAAGTCGGTGGGTGCGCGGCTCCTCGAGCGCGACAACCGGCGGGTCGAGCTGACGGGCGCCGGCCGGGCCTTCCTCGAGGAGGCGCACCGCCTGCTCAACCTCGTCGAGGGAGCCGGCGACCTCGCCCGGCGCGTCGACGCGGGCGCGGCCGGCGTCGTACGCCTCGGCTTCACCGCCGTCTCCGCGATCTCCATCCTCGGGCCGCTGCTGCGCCGGCTCACCGCCGAGCTGCCGGACGTCGAGGTGGTGCTCTCAGAGCGGGTCACCAACGACCAGGTCGAGGGCATCCGCCGGGGCGAGCTCGACATCGGCCTCGCGCGGCCACCCTTCGACACCACGCTGCTGCGCTCGCGGGTCGTGCTCCGCGAGCCGTTCATGGCGGTCGTGCCCGTCGGCCACCCGCTCGCCTCGGCCGACCACCCGCTCACCTCCGACGACTTCGAGGGCGAGACCGTGATCGGCTACAACCCCGACCAGTCGCGCTACTTCCACGAGCTGTCGGTGCGCTTCTTCGCCAACGCCCACCCCCGCATCGACCAGCGGGTGCACCAGGTGCTGACCGCGATGCTGCTGGTCTCCGCCGACCGCGGGGTCACCCTGGCCCCGGCTTCTGCTGAGTCCCTGCACGTCGACGGCGTGGTCTTCAAGGAGCTCGCGCACCACGGCGGCGACACCCGCGTCGACGCCGACCCGGACAAGCCGGTGGAGCTGCACGCGATCTGGTCGCGCGAGGCGGTCACCCCGGTCGTACGACGTGTGCTGGACGTGGTGACCTCGCGCACCTGA
- a CDS encoding Bug family tripartite tricarboxylate transporter substrate binding protein: protein MRKQSFALAAVAAGTALALTACGGVSTTTGDGGDGDTYPTGSVEMYVGADPGGSSDLISRQVSTGLTDELDQQFPVINLSGANGALAANKVQSSDNDGSVISVQNASLFAITPLAVAEDEVTSIDDFDVVGGVSRDDYVLVTNAKNGWTSIDDLKAEGGRITYGTTGVGTGAQLACALTYSVGDITSEAVPFDGGAPALTALLGNQVDTACLQTGEAIENINNGKLTALSVFAPERISFLPDVPTATEQGLDVEVYQYRFLTTPKGTPQDVKDTLYDALQATFKTEDYQAFNEQNSLTPLEVTGDEVVEMLDSDRERYASLVDEYGISLGDAS, encoded by the coding sequence ATGCGCAAGCAGTCATTCGCCCTGGCGGCCGTCGCCGCCGGCACTGCCCTCGCCCTCACCGCATGCGGCGGCGTCTCGACGACCACCGGTGACGGTGGCGACGGCGACACCTACCCCACCGGCTCCGTCGAGATGTACGTCGGCGCGGACCCGGGTGGCTCCTCCGACCTGATCTCGCGCCAGGTCTCCACCGGCCTCACCGACGAGCTCGACCAGCAGTTCCCCGTCATCAACCTGTCGGGCGCCAACGGCGCGCTGGCCGCCAACAAGGTGCAGTCCTCGGACAACGACGGCTCCGTCATCTCCGTCCAGAACGCCTCGCTCTTCGCGATCACCCCGCTCGCGGTCGCCGAGGACGAGGTCACCAGCATCGACGACTTCGACGTCGTCGGCGGCGTCTCCCGCGACGACTACGTGCTGGTCACCAACGCCAAGAACGGCTGGACGTCGATCGACGACCTCAAGGCCGAGGGCGGCCGCATCACCTACGGCACCACCGGCGTCGGCACGGGTGCCCAGCTCGCCTGCGCGCTGACGTACTCCGTCGGCGACATCACCTCCGAGGCCGTGCCGTTCGACGGCGGCGCCCCGGCGCTGACCGCGCTGCTCGGCAACCAGGTCGACACCGCCTGCCTGCAGACCGGCGAGGCGATCGAGAACATCAACAACGGCAAGCTGACCGCCCTCTCGGTCTTCGCCCCCGAGCGGATCTCGTTCCTCCCCGACGTGCCCACCGCCACCGAGCAGGGCCTCGACGTCGAGGTCTACCAGTACCGCTTCCTCACCACGCCGAAGGGCACCCCGCAGGACGTCAAGGACACCCTCTACGACGCGCTGCAGGCCACCTTCAAGACCGAGGACTACCAGGCCTTCAACGAGCAGAACAGCCTCACCCCGCTCGAGGTGACCGGCGACGAGGTCGTCGAGATGCTCGACAGCGACCGCGAGCGCTACGCCTCGCTGGTCGACGAGTACGGCATCAGCCTCGGCGACGCCAGCTGA
- a CDS encoding GAF domain-containing sensor histidine kinase, whose product MQGQHEARDGEVPPWADDQTREHLQVLVEGVAALAGFEQSAILLRRDGSFQVVVAASVADGFVGSMTPAGAIERELERSDDWGAWRFVPHDRVGDEVLDYSHIPDLTPLDGEDAWHPLDSLFAPLYDDQGELRGLLGVDSPRDGRVPGPAKIDVLTRYAGVARTLVLLALEREQLNEKVRMATEAREIVRLALGEGTLDRVLAACRSTLVECFDAVGMWLTAFDEHGGASTTSYARGSDVEPPYSEIDDVVMDLAHRYWAEQYVAPFSRSVPAHPGLPAETRDQLLGFLDRIGVGSVLFVPLGAGTECLGFLVLTRVSDSRSWTEVERDAALDIGRDLGTAIANARQLERERAVVDRLRKLDSYRVEVVNTLGHELRNPLFSMSANLELLDVDSLDEDGRHSVEAATRGAARMRAVIDDMLTMAQMSDPRLEFEPVPVDMRRVVADVLDECRASAEAADVTCTAELPPGSVLVPGQPDELHRVLTNLTSNAIKYTDPGGSVTVRVASRGGLVVTTVTDTGIGISDADQQELFREFFRSTNPAALVRPGTGLGLAIVARIVSRHSGTIDLSSERGRGTTATVTLPAYVGKVVNAISLD is encoded by the coding sequence ATGCAGGGACAGCACGAGGCTCGTGACGGTGAGGTGCCGCCCTGGGCGGACGACCAGACCCGCGAGCACCTGCAGGTGCTCGTCGAGGGGGTCGCCGCCCTGGCCGGCTTCGAGCAGTCCGCCATCCTGCTGCGCCGCGACGGCTCCTTCCAGGTGGTCGTGGCTGCCTCCGTCGCCGACGGGTTCGTCGGATCGATGACCCCGGCCGGCGCGATCGAGCGCGAGCTCGAACGGTCCGACGACTGGGGCGCCTGGCGCTTCGTGCCGCACGACCGGGTCGGCGACGAGGTCCTCGACTACAGCCACATCCCCGACCTCACCCCGCTCGACGGCGAGGACGCCTGGCACCCCCTCGACTCCCTCTTCGCGCCGCTCTACGACGACCAGGGGGAGCTGCGCGGTCTCCTCGGTGTCGACAGCCCGCGCGACGGCCGGGTCCCCGGTCCCGCGAAGATCGACGTGCTGACCCGCTACGCCGGCGTCGCCCGCACGCTCGTGCTGCTCGCCCTCGAGCGCGAGCAGCTCAACGAGAAGGTGCGGATGGCCACCGAGGCGCGCGAGATCGTGCGCCTGGCCCTCGGCGAGGGCACGCTCGACCGGGTGCTGGCGGCCTGCCGCTCGACGCTCGTCGAGTGCTTCGACGCCGTCGGGATGTGGCTGACCGCCTTCGACGAGCACGGCGGCGCGTCCACGACGTCCTACGCGCGGGGCAGCGACGTCGAGCCGCCCTACTCCGAGATCGACGACGTCGTGATGGACCTGGCGCACCGCTACTGGGCGGAGCAGTACGTCGCCCCCTTCTCCCGCTCCGTGCCCGCGCACCCCGGGCTCCCGGCCGAGACGCGTGACCAGCTCCTGGGCTTCCTCGACCGGATCGGCGTCGGGTCGGTGCTCTTCGTGCCGCTCGGCGCGGGCACCGAGTGCCTCGGGTTCCTGGTGCTGACGCGGGTCTCGGACTCCCGCAGCTGGACCGAGGTCGAGCGCGACGCCGCCCTCGACATCGGCCGCGACCTCGGGACGGCCATCGCCAACGCGCGACAGCTCGAGCGCGAGCGCGCGGTCGTGGACCGGCTGCGCAAGCTGGACAGCTATCGCGTGGAGGTGGTCAACACCCTCGGCCACGAGCTGCGCAACCCGCTCTTCTCGATGAGCGCCAACCTCGAGCTGCTCGACGTCGACAGCCTCGACGAGGACGGCCGCCACTCCGTCGAGGCCGCGACCCGTGGTGCCGCGCGGATGCGCGCGGTCATCGACGACATGCTCACGATGGCGCAGATGTCCGACCCGCGGCTGGAGTTCGAGCCGGTGCCGGTCGACATGCGCCGGGTCGTGGCCGACGTGCTCGACGAGTGCCGGGCCTCCGCCGAGGCAGCCGACGTGACGTGCACGGCCGAGCTCCCGCCCGGGTCGGTCCTGGTGCCGGGCCAGCCCGACGAGCTGCACCGGGTGCTGACCAATCTGACCAGCAACGCGATCAAGTACACCGACCCCGGAGGCAGCGTCACCGTGCGCGTGGCGTCCCGGGGCGGCCTGGTCGTCACGACCGTCACGGACACCGGCATCGGCATCTCCGACGCAGACCAGCAGGAGCTCTTCCGCGAGTTCTTCCGCTCGACGAACCCCGCGGCGCTCGTCCGGCCCGGCACCGGTCTGGGCCTCGCCATCGTGGCCCGGATCGTCAGCCGGCACTCCGGCACGATCGACCTCAGCTCCGAGCGCGGTCGGGGCACGACCGCGACGGTCACCCTGCCGGCCTACGTCGGCAAGGTGGTCAACGCGATCAGCCTGGACTGA
- a CDS encoding universal stress protein, translating into MTILIGYVPSAVGEAALAAGLAEAAARGDEVVILNSPRRRSTVDGELIDGTAADELVARAGALGVTATVDQSDHGDDIVETFTKVAAAHDVRLVVIGMRRRSPVGKLVTGSDAQRLLLDLDVPILAVKPSR; encoded by the coding sequence ATGACCATCCTGATCGGCTACGTCCCCAGTGCCGTCGGTGAGGCGGCCCTCGCGGCCGGCCTCGCCGAGGCCGCCGCCCGCGGCGACGAGGTCGTCATCCTCAACAGCCCGCGCCGGCGCAGCACCGTCGACGGGGAGCTCATCGACGGCACCGCGGCCGACGAGCTCGTCGCCCGGGCGGGCGCCCTCGGCGTCACCGCGACGGTCGACCAGTCCGACCACGGCGACGACATCGTCGAGACCTTCACCAAGGTCGCCGCGGCGCACGACGTACGCCTCGTCGTGATCGGCATGCGCCGCCGCTCCCCGGTCGGCAAGCTCGTCACCGGCAGCGACGCGCAGCGCCTCCTGCTCGACCTCGACGTCCCGATCCTCGCGGTGAAGCCGTCCAGGTGA
- a CDS encoding SDR family NAD(P)-dependent oxidoreductase: MDPDVLLVGCGDLGAAVGLRLADLGHGVLALRRNADLVPEPLVGRSVDITASAPDLSDVRPRFVVVALTARPRTEEAYRATYVDGMARALDALAVPPERAVLVSSTAVCASGDRPALSDESTPAAPSDGPGRQLVAAEEAFHARIPHGTVLRLSGLYGGSSTRLRDQVAEGRVTDPHRWTNRIHRTDAASAVVHLLTMDATPDTLYLGTDDVPAQMGDVAAFLASQLGAPAPPAADPAQGHGKRLSNARLRSTGWTPSLPSYREGYAGLDLQG, from the coding sequence GTGGATCCGGACGTCCTTCTCGTCGGTTGCGGCGACCTCGGTGCCGCGGTCGGGCTGCGGCTGGCCGACCTCGGGCACGGCGTGCTCGCCCTGCGTCGCAACGCCGACCTCGTCCCGGAGCCGCTGGTCGGGCGCTCGGTCGACATCACCGCGTCGGCGCCGGACCTCTCCGACGTACGCCCACGGTTCGTGGTCGTCGCGCTGACGGCACGCCCGCGGACGGAGGAGGCCTACCGGGCGACGTACGTCGACGGGATGGCGCGGGCGCTCGACGCGTTGGCGGTGCCACCGGAGCGCGCGGTCCTGGTCTCGTCGACCGCGGTGTGTGCGAGCGGCGACCGGCCCGCGTTGTCCGACGAGTCCACCCCGGCCGCACCCTCCGACGGGCCCGGCCGCCAGCTGGTCGCGGCGGAGGAGGCCTTCCACGCGCGCATCCCGCACGGGACCGTCCTCCGGCTCTCGGGGTTGTACGGCGGCTCGAGCACGCGGCTGCGCGACCAGGTCGCCGAGGGCCGGGTCACCGACCCGCACCGCTGGACCAACCGCATCCACCGCACCGACGCCGCCTCGGCCGTCGTGCACCTGCTGACGATGGACGCGACGCCGGACACGCTCTACCTCGGCACCGACGACGTACCGGCCCAGATGGGCGACGTGGCCGCCTTCCTCGCCTCACAGCTCGGGGCGCCCGCTCCCCCGGCTGCGGATCCGGCGCAGGGTCACGGCAAGCGGCTGTCGAACGCCCGGCTCCGGTCGACGGGCTGGACGCCGAGCCTCCCGAGCTACCGCGAGGGCTACGCGGGGCTCGACCTCCAGGGCTGA
- a CDS encoding GNAT family N-acetyltransferase, whose amino-acid sequence MQITRADFEDPRLAAFLQAHLDDMEPTAPPESRHALDLGGLRAEHVRMWVGVDEEGIVGTAALAAMTDDHEELKSMRTEPRVRGRGVASQMLAHAIDDARERGVVRISLETGSMEFFEPARRFYARAGFVPCDPFGAYRPDPNSTFMTLELSPG is encoded by the coding sequence GTGCAGATCACCCGCGCCGACTTCGAGGACCCGCGGCTGGCGGCGTTCCTGCAGGCGCACCTCGACGACATGGAGCCGACGGCGCCGCCGGAGAGCCGGCACGCGCTCGACCTCGGCGGCCTCCGGGCGGAGCACGTGCGGATGTGGGTCGGGGTGGACGAGGAGGGCATCGTCGGCACGGCGGCCCTCGCGGCCATGACCGACGACCACGAGGAGCTCAAGAGCATGCGCACCGAGCCGCGCGTCCGTGGCCGTGGGGTGGCGTCGCAGATGCTGGCCCACGCGATCGACGACGCACGGGAGCGAGGCGTCGTACGCATCTCCCTCGAGACCGGCAGCATGGAGTTCTTCGAACCGGCCCGGCGGTTCTACGCGCGCGCAGGCTTCGTGCCGTGCGACCCGTTCGGTGCCTACCGGCCGGACCCGAACAGCACGTTCATGACGCTGGAGCTCAGTCCAGGCTGA
- a CDS encoding tripartite tricarboxylate transporter permease, whose translation MNDFLNGFAVVAQPDVLLYCLVGVLIGMLIGVLPGLGPAATMAILLPIVIQIGDPISGIVMLAGVYYGAQYGGTITSVLLRLPGEASSVVTVFDGFALAKQGKAGTALGVAAIGSFIGATVSIVLLSLTAPLVASWAVDFGPPEYAALALLGVLLVSTIGSGNTVKALIAASIGLLLATVGQDKFSGAQRYTFGSLELSQGIDFVVVAMGLFGVSEILHNLEERHGKPHVPAKVTNIWPSRKDLKEASPAIGRGTVIGFFLGVLPGGGAVMSSLAAYATEKRISKTPEEFGRGSIKGVAAPETANNAAATSSFIPLLTLGIPANASMAMLFAGLLVLGVTPSPALVDENPDLFWGVVNSMYVGNIILLLLSIPLVGIFVRILRIRPAILAPITALITILGAYTLNNSTFDVFLMIVFGVLGYLMKKGGFEPGPMVLAFVLGAILENNVRRSMIIYDGDPTGFVKDPISGTILAAFLLVALWPLGKKLLSGRRQQPAGQASTSTDDVHREDSLR comes from the coding sequence ATGAACGACTTCCTCAACGGTTTCGCCGTCGTCGCCCAGCCCGACGTGCTGCTCTACTGCCTGGTCGGCGTCCTGATCGGCATGCTGATCGGCGTGCTGCCCGGTCTCGGCCCCGCCGCCACGATGGCCATCCTGCTGCCCATCGTCATCCAGATCGGCGACCCGATCTCCGGCATCGTCATGCTCGCCGGCGTCTACTACGGCGCCCAGTACGGCGGCACGATCACCTCGGTCCTGCTCCGGCTGCCGGGTGAGGCCAGCTCGGTGGTCACCGTCTTCGACGGCTTCGCGCTGGCCAAGCAGGGCAAGGCCGGCACCGCCCTCGGCGTCGCCGCCATCGGCTCCTTCATCGGCGCCACCGTCTCGATCGTCCTGCTCAGCCTCACCGCACCGCTCGTCGCCAGCTGGGCCGTCGACTTCGGCCCGCCGGAGTACGCCGCCCTCGCCCTGCTCGGCGTGCTCCTGGTCTCCACCATCGGCAGCGGCAACACCGTCAAGGCCCTCATCGCCGCCTCGATCGGCCTGCTCCTCGCGACGGTCGGCCAGGACAAGTTCAGCGGCGCGCAGCGCTACACCTTCGGCAGCCTCGAGCTCAGCCAGGGCATCGACTTCGTGGTCGTCGCGATGGGCCTCTTCGGCGTCAGCGAGATCCTGCACAACCTCGAGGAGCGCCACGGCAAGCCGCACGTGCCGGCCAAGGTCACCAACATCTGGCCCTCGCGCAAGGACCTCAAGGAGGCCTCGCCCGCGATCGGTCGCGGCACCGTCATCGGCTTCTTCCTCGGCGTGCTGCCGGGCGGTGGCGCCGTGATGTCGTCGCTGGCGGCGTACGCCACCGAGAAGCGCATCTCCAAGACGCCCGAGGAGTTCGGCCGCGGCTCGATCAAGGGCGTCGCCGCCCCGGAGACGGCCAACAACGCCGCCGCCACGTCGTCGTTCATCCCGCTGCTCACGCTCGGCATCCCGGCCAACGCCTCGATGGCGATGCTCTTCGCCGGCCTCCTCGTCCTGGGCGTCACGCCCAGCCCGGCGCTGGTCGACGAGAACCCCGACCTGTTCTGGGGTGTCGTGAACTCGATGTACGTCGGCAACATCATCCTGCTGCTCCTGAGCATCCCGCTGGTCGGCATCTTCGTGCGCATCCTGCGGATCCGGCCGGCGATCCTCGCCCCGATCACCGCCCTGATCACGATCCTCGGCGCCTACACGCTCAACAACTCGACCTTCGACGTCTTCTTGATGATCGTGTTCGGCGTCCTGGGCTACCTGATGAAGAAGGGCGGCTTCGAGCCCGGCCCGATGGTCCTGGCCTTCGTGCTCGGCGCGATCCTGGAGAACAACGTCCGGCGCTCGATGATCATCTACGACGGAGACCCGACCGGGTTCGTAAAGGACCCGATCTCCGGGACCATCCTCGCCGCCTTCCTCCTCGTGGCCCTGTGGCCGCTGGGCAAGAAGCTCCTGTCCGGCCGCCGGCAGCAGCCGGCCGGACAGGCCTCCACCTCCACCGACGACGTCCACCGAGAGGACTCCCTGCGATGA
- the kdgD gene encoding 5-dehydro-4-deoxyglucarate dehydratase, translated as MTKYSPTELVETLGSGLLSFPVTHFDADLQFDEPAYRDHLEWLSGYPVAGLFAAGGTGEGFSLNAEETDRVVRAAIAGAGGKVPVLAPATGSTVNAVAQVQAAEKAGADGILLMPPYLTEAGQRGLVEHISAICAATSLGVIFYSRANAVLGTDALEQACARNANLVGFKDGVGGIEQMTRTYAQLGDRLFYVGGLPTAEVFALPLLQLGVTTYSSAIFNFVPQFALDFYAAVRRQDRTAVYAMLNDFVIPYTKIRDRESGYSVSIVKAGLAAVGRPAGPVRPPLSDLTEAERDELQTLVDKVAGSKA; from the coding sequence GTGACGAAGTACAGCCCGACCGAGCTCGTCGAGACCCTGGGGAGCGGCCTCCTCTCCTTCCCGGTGACCCACTTCGACGCCGACCTGCAGTTCGACGAGCCCGCCTACCGCGACCACCTCGAGTGGCTCAGCGGCTACCCCGTCGCCGGCCTCTTCGCCGCCGGTGGCACGGGCGAGGGCTTCTCGCTCAACGCCGAGGAGACCGACCGCGTCGTGCGCGCCGCGATCGCCGGTGCGGGCGGCAAGGTCCCCGTGCTGGCCCCCGCCACGGGCTCGACGGTCAACGCCGTCGCCCAGGTCCAGGCGGCCGAGAAGGCCGGTGCGGACGGCATCCTGCTCATGCCGCCGTACCTCACCGAGGCCGGCCAGCGCGGGCTCGTCGAGCACATCAGCGCGATCTGCGCGGCCACCAGCCTCGGGGTCATCTTCTACTCGCGCGCCAACGCCGTGCTCGGCACCGATGCGCTCGAGCAGGCCTGCGCCCGCAACGCCAACCTCGTCGGCTTCAAGGACGGTGTCGGCGGCATCGAGCAGATGACGCGCACCTACGCCCAGCTCGGCGACCGGCTCTTCTACGTCGGCGGCCTGCCGACCGCCGAGGTCTTCGCGCTGCCGCTGCTCCAGCTCGGCGTGACGACCTACAGCTCGGCGATCTTCAACTTCGTGCCTCAGTTCGCGCTCGACTTCTACGCCGCCGTACGCCGGCAGGACCGCACCGCGGTCTACGCGATGCTCAACGACTTCGTCATCCCCTACACGAAGATCCGCGACCGCGAGTCCGGCTACTCGGTCTCGATCGTCAAGGCCGGTCTCGCCGCCGTCGGTCGCCCCGCCGGCCCGGTCCGCCCGCCGCTCTCCGACCTCACCGAGGCCGAGCGCGACGAGCTGCAGACCCTCGTGGACAAGGTGGCAGGCTCGAAGGCCTGA